A window of Sphingobacterium sp. SRCM116780 contains these coding sequences:
- a CDS encoding DUF4886 domain-containing protein: MNNALDDGVIRILAIGNSFSEDALENNLYELANARGKKIVIGNLYIGGAPLELHVKNALGDSSSYSYRKINEIGVKQVIDKVKISTALLDEPWDYISFQQASPLSGKYETYSKDLPLLYAYITQHVKYPETKYILHQTWAYQHDADHAGFSLYERNQKNMYQAIVSTSERVYDWGDFSILVPVGTAIQNARTTYIGDHFTRDGYHLNLNYGRFIAACTWYEALFKENVKRNTFVPLTISYVESKIAKEAAHAAIMNPYNITNLSYYSTWTY; this comes from the coding sequence ATGAATAATGCATTAGACGATGGGGTTATACGTATACTGGCTATAGGAAATAGTTTTTCAGAAGATGCGCTAGAAAATAATTTATACGAGTTAGCGAATGCTAGGGGGAAGAAAATAGTTATTGGTAACCTATATATAGGAGGTGCTCCACTTGAGCTACACGTTAAAAATGCTTTGGGAGATAGTAGTTCTTATAGCTATCGGAAAATAAATGAGATCGGAGTGAAGCAAGTGATAGATAAGGTGAAAATCTCGACAGCTTTACTCGACGAACCATGGGATTATATTAGCTTTCAACAAGCGAGCCCTCTTTCAGGAAAATATGAAACTTATTCAAAAGATTTACCCCTTCTCTATGCCTATATAACGCAACATGTAAAATATCCAGAAACAAAGTATATTTTGCATCAAACATGGGCTTATCAACATGATGCTGATCATGCTGGTTTCAGTCTATATGAACGGAATCAAAAAAATATGTATCAAGCTATTGTATCCACATCTGAAAGAGTCTATGATTGGGGTGATTTCTCCATACTCGTACCTGTTGGCACGGCAATACAAAATGCAAGAACAACCTATATAGGAGATCATTTCACACGTGATGGCTATCATCTTAATTTAAATTATGGTCGATTTATTGCCGCTTGTACATGGTATGAGGCTCTATTTAAGGAAAATGTGAAACGAAATACTTTTGTTCCTCTTACTATAAGTTATGTAGAGAGTAAAATTGCGAAGGAGGCTGCACATGCTGCTATTATGAATCCTTATAATATAACCAATCTATCTTATTATAGTACTTGGACTTATTGA
- a CDS encoding polysaccharide deacetylase family protein: protein MEQKWLNSIFKYIGLIILFMLIKPGAIYSQCYEHIVNYQVHFTALSYKGQQYIGIRSFRNDGQDYVLSVNPNTLDTYVMKSTDCKIVAVSNIQKIGYFSPSVYSKSFKRVRNNEGVLQDAGIDFAFPKEMGINLTIDLCPSHKPLDKVVFESLFSAFKGVESSLPVAISLSGKWILNHEADLHWLLDQKNKGLLTITWINHTYNHKVNKDPLNHNFLLAEGTDVTNEILANEMLMLKKGIVPSVFFRFPGLVSSKKIIEEVLGFGLIPVGSDAWLAKGQHVKDGSIVLIHANGNEEVGIQDFIQLLKSEQKNIKSKHWILHDLHEGFEY, encoded by the coding sequence ATGGAACAAAAATGGCTCAATTCTATATTTAAGTATATTGGTTTAATTATTTTATTCATGCTTATTAAACCAGGTGCTATTTATTCACAATGTTATGAACATATTGTGAATTATCAGGTACATTTTACAGCTCTTTCTTATAAAGGACAGCAATATATCGGTATTAGAAGTTTTCGTAATGATGGACAAGACTATGTTTTATCCGTGAATCCAAACACCTTGGATACATACGTAATGAAAAGTACGGATTGCAAAATCGTAGCTGTAAGTAATATTCAGAAAATTGGTTATTTTTCTCCATCCGTTTATTCAAAAAGTTTTAAACGTGTTCGTAATAATGAGGGTGTTCTTCAAGATGCTGGGATCGATTTTGCTTTTCCTAAAGAAATGGGAATCAATTTGACAATTGATTTATGTCCATCACATAAACCTCTAGACAAAGTTGTTTTTGAGTCTTTATTTTCAGCGTTTAAAGGTGTTGAAAGTTCGCTCCCCGTTGCTATTTCACTTTCTGGAAAATGGATATTGAACCATGAAGCAGATTTGCATTGGTTGCTAGATCAGAAGAATAAAGGATTGTTAACTATAACCTGGATCAATCATACGTATAATCATAAGGTGAATAAAGATCCTTTGAATCATAATTTTTTATTAGCCGAAGGTACTGATGTGACCAATGAAATTTTAGCAAATGAAATGTTAATGCTTAAAAAGGGAATAGTTCCATCTGTATTTTTTAGATTTCCTGGTCTTGTTTCAAGTAAAAAAATTATTGAAGAAGTATTGGGTTTTGGACTGATACCCGTTGGATCTGATGCTTGGTTGGCAAAAGGACAACATGTGAAGGATGGGAGCATTGTTTTGATTCATGCCAATGGTAATGAAGAAGTGGGGATTCAAGATTTCATTCAATTATTAAAAAGTGAACAAAAAAATATTAAAAGTAAGCATTGGATTTTACATGATCTTCATGAAGGTTTCGAGTATTAG
- a CDS encoding DinB family protein, whose protein sequence is MSIKKSFLIELEKETNNTARILDRITDDHLDWRPHEKSMSLGELAAHVVELHSWVSKAIPKDVFDFKTDYQPLKINSVEELKDILKKGLIVNKQTIDQLPEEDWLKEWVLRAGDWEIVRLPKAGAIRFVITNHLIHHRGQLTVYLRLLNIPVPGLYGPSADE, encoded by the coding sequence ATGAGTATTAAAAAAAGTTTTCTAATTGAGTTAGAAAAAGAGACAAACAATACTGCACGTATTTTAGATCGCATTACAGATGATCATTTGGATTGGCGACCACATGAAAAATCAATGAGTTTAGGCGAATTGGCCGCTCATGTTGTTGAATTACACAGTTGGGTTTCTAAAGCTATTCCAAAAGATGTTTTTGATTTTAAAACAGATTACCAACCTTTGAAAATCAATTCTGTTGAGGAGTTGAAAGATATTCTGAAAAAAGGCTTAATTGTGAATAAACAGACCATTGATCAACTACCTGAAGAAGATTGGTTAAAAGAATGGGTATTGAGAGCAGGTGATTGGGAAATTGTAAGATTACCTAAAGCAGGTGCTATACGATTTGTCATTACAAATCACCTCATTCACCATAGAGGTCAGTTGACCGTTTATTTGCGCTTGTTAAATATACCTGTACCGGGATTATATGGGCCATCAGCTGATGAATAG
- a CDS encoding RNA polymerase sigma factor, with amino-acid sequence MNQETFKTTVFILKDRLFRFANRFLLDQDDAFDLVQEVLLKLWESRVELLKVSNVEAYAMRMTKNFALNRLNREGVKAKYMGQLDQDMQQEKYPALTRELILKMVDRLPEKQRLVMYLRDIEEYEIADIVTLVGIDENAVRVNLSRARNVVKANLTKVFDYEERRIRAIKG; translated from the coding sequence ATGAACCAAGAAACCTTTAAAACGACAGTATTCATCCTTAAGGATCGATTATTTCGTTTTGCGAATAGGTTTTTGCTCGATCAAGATGATGCATTTGATTTGGTTCAGGAAGTTTTATTGAAATTGTGGGAATCGAGGGTTGAATTGTTGAAAGTGTCAAATGTGGAGGCTTATGCCATGCGCATGACTAAAAACTTTGCTCTGAATCGATTAAATCGTGAAGGAGTTAAGGCTAAGTATATGGGACAACTTGATCAAGACATGCAACAAGAAAAGTATCCAGCTTTGACGCGAGAGCTAATCTTGAAGATGGTTGATCGTCTTCCTGAAAAGCAACGGTTAGTCATGTATTTGCGAGATATCGAAGAATACGAAATTGCAGATATCGTCACATTGGTTGGAATAGATGAAAATGCTGTACGCGTGAATTTGTCACGAGCACGGAATGTCGTAAAAGCTAATTTGACAAAAGTTTTTGATTATGAAGAAAGAAGAATTAGAGCAATTAAAGGCTAA
- a CDS encoding DUF4252 domain-containing protein, whose protein sequence is MKTVLLVIALLCSSLAQAQISRLDEIFEQYKEGKGVTSIKIGKPMFSMLNKMKLSDSEVNSIKPLLSKINAIKMLILEEANPTVQSDVAKAIDKLKYEELITINSEGNKIKFLAEDTATDVIKNLLLSIQSEGSTIFMILDGKVSYDDVNKLVNTK, encoded by the coding sequence ATGAAAACGGTATTATTAGTAATCGCGCTATTGTGCTCCAGTTTAGCACAGGCTCAAATCTCAAGATTAGATGAAATTTTTGAGCAATATAAAGAAGGAAAAGGTGTGACTTCAATTAAAATCGGAAAACCTATGTTTAGCATGTTGAACAAGATGAAACTGTCCGATAGTGAAGTAAATAGTATTAAGCCTTTACTTTCTAAGATTAATGCAATCAAAATGTTGATTTTAGAAGAAGCTAATCCAACCGTACAATCGGATGTTGCAAAAGCTATTGATAAATTGAAGTACGAAGAATTGATTACCATAAATTCGGAAGGTAATAAAATTAAATTTTTGGCGGAAGATACGGCAACAGATGTTATCAAAAATTTATTGCTCAGTATTCAATCTGAAGGAAGTACAATTTTTATGATCCTCGATGGCAAGGTCAGCTATGATGATGTTAATAAATTAGTGAATACTAAATAA
- a CDS encoding DUF4252 domain-containing protein: MRQSIIIGVLLFFCLTLQSCFVKTSPNMSFVNKEDLTNDTEVASIRVPMFLTKAFLKGKIKELNEDDAIAALAFRKIKKLKIMTISGEGKGNLMKKFNTYLKKNNFEEMMSLYSDGSKITINTEMKKDHVKRILLGIADEEDYVFVDIKADLDLNELSRMIEYYENKNDKSKSNTLVEN; this comes from the coding sequence ATGAGACAATCAATAATCATAGGAGTACTTTTATTCTTTTGTTTAACATTGCAAAGTTGTTTTGTAAAAACCAGCCCGAATATGTCTTTCGTAAATAAGGAGGATCTAACGAATGATACAGAAGTTGCCTCGATAAGAGTACCCATGTTTTTAACAAAAGCATTTCTCAAGGGCAAGATTAAAGAACTGAATGAAGATGATGCAATCGCAGCATTAGCTTTTCGGAAGATTAAGAAGTTGAAGATCATGACCATTTCTGGAGAAGGGAAGGGAAACCTAATGAAGAAGTTTAATACCTATTTAAAAAAGAATAATTTCGAAGAGATGATGAGTTTATATAGTGATGGTTCCAAAATCACTATTAATACAGAAATGAAAAAAGATCATGTCAAGCGTATACTTCTTGGAATAGCAGATGAGGAAGACTATGTATTTGTCGACATTAAAGCTGATTTGGATCTAAATGAATTGTCCAGAATGATTGAATATTATGAGAACAAAAATGATAAATCAAAGAGCAATACATTAGTTGAAAATTAG
- the sucD gene encoding succinate--CoA ligase subunit alpha: protein MSVLVNKDSKVVVQGFTGTEGTYHASQMIEYGTNVVGGVTPGKGGQTHLDRPVFNTVKDAVEKAGANVSIIFVPPAFAADAIMEAAEAGIGVIVCITEGIPTKDMIQVKSYLSDKKSRLIGPNCPGVITADEAKIGIMPGFIFKKGTVGVVSKSGTLTYEAVDQTVKAGLGITTAIGIGGDPIIGTTTKEAVELLMNDPETEAIIMIGEIGGGMEAEAAHWIKEHGTKPVVGFIAGQTAPPGRRMGHAGAIVGGADDTAAAKMKIMAECGIRVVESPAEIGKAIAEELAKKK, encoded by the coding sequence ATGAGTGTATTAGTTAATAAAGATTCAAAAGTAGTTGTTCAAGGTTTCACTGGAACAGAAGGTACTTATCATGCTAGTCAAATGATTGAGTACGGAACAAACGTAGTTGGTGGTGTTACACCAGGAAAAGGTGGTCAAACACATTTAGATCGTCCCGTATTCAATACTGTAAAAGATGCTGTAGAAAAAGCTGGTGCTAACGTTTCTATTATTTTCGTACCTCCTGCATTTGCAGCTGATGCGATTATGGAAGCTGCTGAGGCAGGTATCGGTGTTATTGTTTGTATTACTGAAGGTATCCCTACTAAAGATATGATTCAAGTAAAATCTTACTTGAGCGACAAAAAATCTCGTTTAATCGGACCTAACTGTCCAGGTGTCATCACTGCTGATGAAGCAAAAATCGGTATCATGCCAGGTTTTATCTTCAAAAAAGGTACAGTTGGTGTTGTTTCTAAATCAGGTACATTAACATATGAGGCTGTTGATCAAACTGTGAAAGCTGGTCTTGGTATCACAACTGCTATTGGTATTGGTGGTGATCCGATCATTGGTACGACAACAAAAGAAGCTGTAGAACTATTAATGAACGATCCCGAAACTGAAGCTATCATTATGATCGGTGAGATCGGTGGTGGTATGGAAGCTGAAGCTGCTCATTGGATTAAAGAACATGGAACTAAACCAGTGGTTGGTTTCATCGCTGGTCAAACAGCGCCTCCAGGACGTCGTATGGGACATGCTGGTGCTATTGTTGGTGGAGCTGATGATACTGCAGCTGCTAAGATGAAAATCATGGCTGAGTGCGGTATTCGTGTAGTAGAATCTCCTGCAGAAATCGGAAAAGCAATCGCTGAAGAATTAGCTAAGAAAAAATAA
- a CDS encoding RNA methyltransferase, whose product MQKLSMDQLQRADVETFKNQEKTAITLVLDNVRSMHNVGSAFRTADGFAIEKIFLCGITATPPHREIEKTALGATQSIPWEHVQETTKAVNLLKEQGYTIIAIEQAENSIMLQEFTPLKEAKYALIFGNEVNGVDEEVMEHIDHCIEIPQFGTKHSFNVSVTIGIVSWDFIQKSKFC is encoded by the coding sequence ATGCAAAAATTATCAATGGATCAGCTGCAACGTGCTGATGTTGAAACGTTCAAAAATCAAGAGAAAACTGCTATCACGTTAGTGCTAGATAATGTGAGGAGTATGCATAATGTCGGATCAGCTTTTAGGACAGCTGATGGGTTTGCTATAGAAAAAATATTTTTATGTGGCATCACCGCAACTCCTCCTCATCGCGAGATTGAAAAAACTGCACTTGGCGCTACCCAGTCTATTCCATGGGAGCATGTTCAAGAAACAACAAAAGCTGTTAACCTATTAAAAGAACAAGGATACACCATTATTGCGATTGAACAAGCGGAAAATAGTATCATGCTACAAGAGTTTACCCCATTAAAAGAAGCTAAATATGCTTTAATATTTGGCAATGAAGTAAATGGTGTAGACGAAGAGGTGATGGAACACATCGACCATTGTATCGAAATTCCTCAATTTGGAACCAAACATTCTTTTAATGTTTCTGTCACAATTGGCATTGTATCTTGGGATTTTATTCAAAAAAGCAAGTTTTGCTAA
- the rpsT gene encoding 30S ribosomal protein S20 translates to MANHKSAIKRIRANATKRLRNRYQAKTTRNAIKKLRTTASAEEAKTLLPRVISMLDRLAKKNVIHKKKASNNKSKLTKFVNGLV, encoded by the coding sequence ATGGCAAATCATAAATCAGCGATCAAAAGAATTAGAGCAAACGCTACAAAGCGTTTAAGAAACCGTTACCAAGCAAAAACTACTCGTAACGCAATTAAAAAATTACGCACTACTGCTTCAGCAGAAGAAGCTAAAACTTTATTGCCTCGTGTAATTTCTATGCTTGATCGTTTGGCTAAGAAAAATGTTATCCACAAGAAAAAAGCTTCTAACAACAAATCTAAGTTAACTAAGTTTGTTAACGGATTAGTTTAA
- a CDS encoding DUF1080 domain-containing protein, which produces MNYKKLFFGLAGIALCVFVNASSLHKKPKAIQLFNGKDIKNWTPKISKHNVGENYANTFRVEDGLLKVRYDGYDQFDQQYGHLFYNKEFSAYILRVQYRFVGDQANGGEGWAWRNSGAMLHGQDPKTMLKDQDFPISIEGQLLGGDGKNERTTSNLCTPGTNVVIKGKLFTPHCLSSTSKTYHGDQWVTADFLVLGDSIIQHFVNGDLVLEYEKPQYGGGNVSNFDPKQKKDGQLISKGSISLQSESHPIDFKKVELYDLAPYMKNPEKLKKVIAEVMKK; this is translated from the coding sequence ATGAATTATAAAAAACTATTTTTTGGTTTGGCGGGAATTGCACTATGCGTTTTTGTTAATGCTTCATCTCTCCACAAAAAACCAAAAGCCATTCAATTATTCAACGGGAAGGATATTAAAAATTGGACTCCCAAAATTAGTAAACACAACGTTGGTGAAAACTATGCGAATACTTTTCGTGTAGAAGATGGTTTATTAAAAGTAAGATACGATGGCTATGATCAATTTGATCAACAATATGGTCACTTATTCTACAACAAAGAGTTTTCTGCTTATATATTACGTGTTCAATACCGTTTCGTAGGCGATCAAGCGAATGGAGGAGAAGGTTGGGCATGGCGTAACAGCGGCGCTATGTTACATGGTCAGGATCCTAAAACCATGCTTAAGGATCAAGACTTTCCGATTTCGATTGAAGGCCAATTGTTAGGTGGTGATGGAAAAAATGAACGCACCACAAGTAACTTATGTACACCGGGAACCAATGTGGTTATCAAAGGAAAATTATTTACTCCTCACTGTCTCAGTTCTACATCAAAAACATATCATGGGGATCAATGGGTAACAGCAGATTTTCTAGTTTTAGGAGATTCTATTATTCAACATTTCGTAAACGGAGATTTGGTGTTGGAATATGAAAAACCGCAATATGGGGGCGGTAATGTGAGCAACTTCGACCCTAAACAAAAGAAAGATGGTCAATTAATCAGTAAAGGAAGTATTTCATTACAAAGTGAGAGCCACCCTATAGATTTCAAAAAGGTTGAATTATATGATCTAGCACCTTATATGAAAAATCCAGAGAAACTAAAAAAGGTTATCGCAGAAGTAATGAAAAAATAG
- a CDS encoding AraC family transcriptional regulator, producing the protein MNKKSTIIDPKYVNRYYVTEVDSFEDSIYCHHAIIGENFIPEHVHNKDQFLYTEGGVVFLKTAEKSYFLPARHYIWIPAGVRHSIHPSTPQVVMRNLYFPKYETDQEFYKKVNIYPVHDLLNELIMFTNRWNGNIFPVEEPKYSLAKAFKLLLPEISQHELPLALPYPNNQKLKDIVTYLESRIEENVSFKVLSQKFNISERTLARLFQKELNMSFIQYYTILRMLTALKLLLDEKLSVNEVALKVGYSSLPTFSNTFNKVIGVRPSEYVKQKELLI; encoded by the coding sequence ATGAATAAAAAAAGCACTATAATTGATCCAAAATATGTCAATCGTTATTATGTAACAGAGGTTGACTCTTTTGAGGATAGTATCTACTGTCATCATGCGATTATTGGTGAAAACTTTATCCCTGAGCACGTTCACAATAAGGATCAATTTCTATATACAGAAGGTGGTGTTGTTTTTTTAAAAACGGCAGAAAAGTCTTATTTTCTTCCAGCTAGACATTATATATGGATCCCAGCGGGAGTTCGACATAGCATACATCCTAGCACACCTCAGGTGGTGATGCGTAATCTCTATTTCCCGAAATACGAAACAGATCAAGAGTTCTATAAAAAAGTAAACATCTATCCTGTTCATGATCTATTAAATGAATTGATCATGTTTACAAATCGTTGGAATGGAAATATCTTTCCTGTAGAAGAACCTAAATATTCTTTAGCAAAAGCTTTTAAACTCTTGCTACCAGAAATCTCTCAGCATGAACTTCCATTGGCCTTACCTTATCCAAATAATCAGAAACTAAAGGATATTGTGACCTATTTGGAAAGTCGTATTGAGGAAAATGTCAGTTTCAAAGTCCTCTCTCAAAAATTCAACATTAGTGAACGTACTTTAGCAAGACTCTTTCAAAAAGAATTGAATATGTCTTTTATTCAATACTATACCATACTCAGAATGTTAACAGCGCTAAAACTTCTTTTAGATGAAAAGTTGAGTGTTAACGAGGTTGCACTAAAAGTAGGCTATAGCAGTTTGCCAACCTTTAGCAATACATTCAATAAAGTTATTGGAGTAAGACCTAGCGAATATGTTAAACAAAAAGAATTGTTAATCTAA
- a CDS encoding succinate CoA transferase has protein sequence MSYDRIKLESLHDKVITAEQAAQLFKNGMVVGSSGFTKAGDSKVVLPALAERAKTDPLKITLITGASLGHGTDGKLAEAGVLAKRMPFQVDRILRGKINAGEVLFIDQHLSETAELLHNKNLAAVDIAVLEVTAIEADGSFIPTTSVGNSATFAALAKQVILEVNTAVPMAIRGIHDIYQAEDYPRRNVIPIVAPENKIGRKTIALDPAKVVGIVFTNIEDSPADIAEPDDKTTAIASHILSFFEKEVAMGHLSENLLPLQAGIGKVANAVLTGFKNSNFRNLTMFSEVLQDSTFDLIDAGKIDFASASSITVSKACYDRVFANLDKYRDKMVLRPQNISNTPGLIRRLGIIAINTAIEFDIYGNVNSTHTSGTNIMNGIGGSGDFARNAYLSIFVTQAASKEDRISHVLPMVSHVDHTEHDVDILVTDIGLADLRGLAPRERAKVIIENCVHPDYKEQLQDYYDRACDRGGHTPHILEEAFSWHVRLRDQGTMKK, from the coding sequence ATGTCGTACGATAGAATTAAACTGGAAAGTTTACATGATAAAGTAATTACAGCAGAGCAAGCTGCACAGCTATTTAAAAATGGTATGGTCGTTGGCTCAAGTGGATTCACAAAAGCAGGCGATAGTAAGGTTGTTTTGCCAGCATTGGCAGAACGTGCTAAGACAGATCCTTTAAAAATAACATTGATTACAGGTGCGTCCTTAGGACACGGTACAGATGGTAAATTGGCTGAAGCAGGTGTTTTGGCTAAGCGTATGCCCTTTCAAGTTGATCGTATATTAAGAGGGAAGATTAATGCTGGTGAGGTTTTATTTATAGACCAACATTTAAGTGAAACAGCCGAATTATTACATAATAAAAATTTGGCAGCTGTTGATATTGCCGTTTTAGAAGTGACAGCAATAGAGGCTGATGGTAGTTTTATTCCAACTACATCTGTTGGAAATTCAGCGACTTTTGCTGCTTTGGCGAAACAAGTAATACTGGAAGTAAATACAGCAGTTCCAATGGCTATTCGCGGTATTCATGATATTTATCAGGCAGAAGATTATCCCAGAAGAAATGTAATACCTATTGTTGCTCCTGAAAATAAAATCGGAAGAAAAACGATCGCTTTAGATCCAGCTAAAGTCGTTGGAATAGTCTTTACCAACATTGAAGATAGTCCGGCAGATATTGCAGAACCAGATGATAAGACAACGGCTATTGCGAGCCATATTCTAAGCTTCTTTGAAAAAGAGGTCGCAATGGGACATTTATCAGAAAACCTATTGCCTTTACAAGCTGGCATTGGTAAAGTTGCCAATGCTGTTTTGACGGGTTTTAAAAATAGCAACTTCCGTAATCTGACTATGTTTTCAGAGGTATTGCAGGATAGTACTTTTGATCTGATTGATGCAGGGAAAATAGATTTTGCTTCGGCTTCTTCTATCACTGTTTCCAAAGCATGCTATGATCGTGTATTTGCAAACTTGGATAAATACAGAGATAAAATGGTTTTAAGACCACAGAATATCTCAAATACTCCAGGATTAATTCGTCGTCTAGGTATTATCGCAATTAATACAGCGATTGAATTTGACATTTATGGCAATGTGAACTCTACGCATACTTCTGGTACCAATATTATGAATGGTATTGGAGGATCAGGAGATTTTGCTAGAAATGCATACTTAAGTATTTTCGTGACTCAAGCAGCTTCAAAAGAGGATCGTATCTCCCATGTATTGCCCATGGTATCTCATGTGGACCACACCGAGCATGATGTAGACATCTTGGTAACTGATATTGGTTTAGCTGATCTAAGAGGTCTAGCACCTCGGGAACGTGCAAAAGTAATCATTGAGAATTGTGTACATCCTGATTATAAGGAACAACTACAAGACTACTATGACCGAGCTTGTGACCGAGGAGGACATACTCCACATATCCTAGAAGAAGCCTTTAGCTGGCATGTCCGATTACGTGATCAGGGTACAATGAAGAAATAA
- a CDS encoding glycerophosphodiester phosphodiesterase family protein: MISKIKCFLFIVFIPVFFVSCFRNSTSTDVLVNNKNLNLKTVEELYQFLTYDENRYPLISLHRGGPTTGYPENAIETFAFNASYRPIIVECDVRLTKDSVLVLMHDNTLDRTSNGSGQVESSTLQELKNLRLKDSNAKLTPYRIPTLEEALAWGKGKVVFTLDVKQEVPYDLVIRAIRNQKAESNAVIITYSASQASIVHNLASDLMLSAPIKNATDLRRLNDRDIPDNRIVAFIGTREADKSLINELHNHGIMCILGTLGNLDKQAKQKGDQLYAKFIENGADILSTDRPLEAGRVLDFYIKKRNITSKFIQ, encoded by the coding sequence ATGATTAGCAAAATAAAATGCTTTCTTTTTATTGTTTTTATTCCTGTTTTCTTTGTTTCTTGTTTTAGAAATAGTACTTCAACGGACGTATTAGTAAACAATAAAAACCTGAATTTAAAAACAGTAGAAGAGCTTTATCAATTTTTAACATATGATGAAAATCGGTATCCGCTTATCAGCCTTCATCGCGGGGGACCTACAACAGGCTATCCTGAAAATGCAATTGAGACTTTTGCATTTAATGCCAGTTATAGACCTATCATTGTAGAATGTGATGTGCGCTTAACGAAAGACTCTGTTTTGGTACTGATGCACGACAACACCTTGGATAGAACTTCCAATGGTTCTGGTCAAGTTGAATCAAGCACACTTCAAGAGTTAAAGAATTTGAGACTAAAAGATTCGAATGCTAAATTAACGCCTTACCGAATTCCGACTTTAGAAGAAGCCTTAGCTTGGGGTAAAGGAAAAGTTGTTTTCACATTGGATGTGAAACAAGAAGTTCCTTATGATTTAGTGATTCGGGCTATTCGTAATCAAAAAGCAGAAAGTAATGCTGTAATCATTACTTACTCGGCAAGTCAAGCTTCAATTGTTCATAATTTAGCCTCAGATTTAATGTTATCAGCACCTATAAAAAATGCCACTGATTTGCGACGTCTAAATGACCGGGATATCCCTGATAATAGAATTGTTGCTTTCATTGGAACTAGAGAAGCTGACAAAAGCTTGATCAATGAGCTTCATAATCATGGCATTATGTGTATCTTAGGCACACTGGGTAACTTAGATAAACAAGCGAAACAAAAAGGAGATCAATTGTATGCCAAATTTATTGAAAATGGGGCAGATATCTTAAGTACAGACCGACCTCTTGAAGCTGGTCGGGTCTTAGATTTTTATATCAAAAAAAGAAACATTACATCCAAGTTTATTCAATAA
- a CDS encoding shikimate kinase: MPKPIFLIGYMGSGKTTLAKKLANKLALPFIDTDDEIVKEVGMSITEYFQQHGEEKFRALERLQLQKTANQEVIVSTGGGSPCFFDNMQWMNENGISVYLQMSTKSLFDRLSQSKPNKRPILIGKTEQELFDFIDEKLIEREPFYRQAHLVIDHMNTSVEELIVLLQKQL, encoded by the coding sequence ATGCCTAAACCTATATTTTTAATTGGCTACATGGGCAGTGGGAAGACCACGTTAGCCAAGAAACTAGCAAATAAATTAGCATTACCTTTCATTGATACAGACGATGAAATCGTCAAAGAGGTTGGGATGTCAATTACAGAGTATTTTCAACAACACGGTGAGGAGAAATTCAGAGCATTAGAACGGTTACAGTTACAAAAAACAGCAAATCAAGAAGTAATTGTTTCTACAGGTGGCGGCTCTCCTTGTTTTTTTGACAATATGCAATGGATGAATGAAAATGGTATTTCTGTTTACTTACAGATGTCTACTAAATCATTATTTGACCGCTTATCTCAATCAAAACCGAATAAAAGACCTATTTTAATTGGAAAAACAGAGCAAGAATTATTTGATTTTATTGACGAAAAACTGATAGAGAGAGAACCTTTTTACCGTCAGGCACATTTGGTTATTGATCATATGAACACATCTGTAGAGGAGCTTATCGTATTATTACAAAAACAGCTATAA